Within the Photobacterium swingsii genome, the region ACGAAGCAAAGTGTGACTAATAACTACAGACCTAGCGTCTTAAAGAGAGAATGAAAATGTCTGACCAATTTATCAAATCAAAAGCAGCCATTGCTTGGGGCCCTAACCAGCCATTATCTGTTGAAGAAATTGACGTAATGCTCCCACGTGCTGGTGAAGTACTCGTACGCATCATCGCAACAGGTGTTTGCCATACCGATGCATTCACCCTTTCAGGCGACGATCCTGAAGGTATCTTCCCTGCCGTACTAGGCCATGAAGGTGGTGGTATTGTTGAGCAAGTCGGTGAAGGCGTAACAAGCGTACAAGTCGGCGATCATGTTATTCCACTTTACACGGCTGAGTGTGGCGAATGTAAGTTCTGTAAGTCTGGTAAAACGAACCTTTGTGGTGCTGTTCGTGAGACCCAAGGTAAAGGTCTAATGCCTGACGGCACAACACGCTTCTACAAAGATGGTCAGCCAATTTACCACTACATGGGCTGTTCAACTTTCTCTGAGTACACTGTACTGCCTGAAATTTCACTGGCTAAAGTCAGCAAAGAAGCCCCACTAGAAGAAGTTTGTCTACTAGGTTGTGGCGTAACCACGGGTATGGGTGCCGTACTTAAAACAGCCAAAGTACAACAAGGCGACACTGTTGCTATCTTCGGTCTTGGTGGCATTGGTCTATCTGCCATCATTGGTGCAGCAATGTCAGGTGCAAGCCGCATCATCGGTGTTGATATCAATGAAAGCAAATATGAACTTGCGAAAAAACTTGGCGCAACAGATTGCATCAACCCGAACGACTACGACAAGCCAATCCAAGATGTGATTGTAGAAATGACAGATGGCGGCGTTGATTTCTCATTCGAGTGTAT harbors:
- a CDS encoding S-(hydroxymethyl)glutathione dehydrogenase/class III alcohol dehydrogenase, with amino-acid sequence MSDQFIKSKAAIAWGPNQPLSVEEIDVMLPRAGEVLVRIIATGVCHTDAFTLSGDDPEGIFPAVLGHEGGGIVEQVGEGVTSVQVGDHVIPLYTAECGECKFCKSGKTNLCGAVRETQGKGLMPDGTTRFYKDGQPIYHYMGCSTFSEYTVLPEISLAKVSKEAPLEEVCLLGCGVTTGMGAVLKTAKVQQGDTVAIFGLGGIGLSAIIGAAMSGASRIIGVDINESKYELAKKLGATDCINPNDYDKPIQDVIVEMTDGGVDFSFECIGNVNVMRSALECCHKGWGESVIIGVAGAGQEISTRPFQLVTGRVWRGSAFGGVKGRSELPEIVERYMAGEFALNDFITHTMGLEDINHAFDLMHEGKSIRSVIHYDK